The following DNA comes from Croceicoccus sp. YJ47.
GGACCTTTCCACCCCGCGCGATCCCCATGGCGAGAGATTGCTTGCCGATATTCCGGATGCGACCGGGACCGAACTCAAATGCGCGCATCTGGCGCCGGTGGAAGCACCGCGTGCACTGGCCGGCGCGCTGCGAAGGTTCTTCCTCACCGATCACCAGGTCGATGCAGCGGGCGAAACATTGTTCGAAGCCGGTCTGCGCAATCGCCGCCGCGTTCTGGGCGATGCGTGGGTCGATCGCAGTCTTGCCGGGCGCACGCCGTTCACCGCCGATTTCCAGGCGATGATCACCCGCATCGCGTGGCAGGAAATCTGGGGCCGCCCCGGTCTCGACGATCGCACGCGCCGCCTGCTCGTGCTCGCCATTACCGCCAGCCTGTCGCGCTGGGAGGAATTCGCCCTGCATGTCCGCTCCGGGCTGGAGCAGGGCGGCTTTACCCGCGACGAATTGAAGGAGGTGTTGATGCAGACCGCGATCTACGCCGGCGTCCCTGCGGCGAACACCGGCTTTTCCGAAGCGGTCAAGATCATCGACGCGCTCGACGCGAGGGATGCCGCCGCGCCGGAATGAGCGGACCGGCGCCACCCGGCGCCGGTCCCGCGGATCCGATGATCAGCCGGACGTTTCGGCTCCAATCGCCTTTGCTATGATGCGGCGGGCGCGCACACCGCCCTGATCGATGGAATAGGCGTTGAGCTTCATGTCCGGGTTCGTCTCGACCGCCCGCTGCTGCGCCTCCAGAATTTCGCGGTCTTCGGCGAAGACGGCAGCCTGCTGTTCGCGAAAACGCGCGGTGAAACCGGCATCGTCGATGTCGAAATTGCGCGCCATGCCCCAGAAATAATGATGGGTCGTTTCCGTCTCCGGCGTCATGAAATCGATCACCATGCCGCGCACGCCCTGATCATGGGATTCCAGTGTCGCGCCCGCTCCGACAGGTGCGACGCCGACGTCGATCATGACCGATGCAGGCAGGTCGAAGCGGCAGATCTGCCAACGATCGACATTCCCGTCTTTCTTGAGCGCGCCGCGCCAGAACGGCGGCGCATCGATATCGGGTATCCATCGGCTGAGATAGGCGGTCTGGCCTTCGGTGCGGCTTTCCATCGGGCTTTCCATCAATTCCTGCTGCCCGATCGACCCTGAATGCACGTAGGTTTCGTGCGTGAGGTCCATGAGATTGTCGATCATCAACCGATAATCGCACGCGACGTGGTAATACCCGCCATCGTGGGTCCATCCGTTGGCTTCGCACGGCCAGAGTTCGGGGATGAGGCTCGGATCGGCCTTTTCCTTCTCGCCAATCCAGATCCAGACGAAGCGATATTTCTCATGGACGGTGAACGTTTCGGTGCAAACGCGCGTATTCACGGGTTCGGAGCGCAGCGGCATTTCCTCGGCGATGCCGTCCGGGCCAAGCTTCAGGCCATGATAGCGACAGCGAATCGAATCCCCCTCGCGCAAACCCATGGAAAGCGGAAGCATGCGATGCGGACAGGCATCGCGCATGGCCACGACACTGCGATCAAGCTTACGATACAGCATCACCGGCACGTTGCAGATCGTCCGCGCGAGCGGCTCCGTCCCGACCTCGTAATCCCATCCTGCCACATACCAGGCATTGTTGAGCCACGTCATTCATCACCTCTCTTCCAACATCGTCTTCACCGCTGGCTGCCTGCGCGAACCGGGTGGCGCGTGTTTTCCGCTATGCAGGCGCCGGCCCGATCGCAGAAGCTATAATAGAACGCCGATTTCTGTTTGTTGCAAGGCGCGTTACATCGCGATCCTGCGGACCACAAGGGTCAGAACGACCGCGCCCATCAAGGAGCCCAGCGCCATCAGCAAGGCGACAGAGCCAAGCCCGTATCCGGCAGAAAAGAGGAAACCTGCGAGCGCCGGCGCCAGGGCGGAGCCGCCCCGGCCGAAGCCGATGACCACGCCGGTTCCCGACGCCCGGAATTCGGTGGGAAACGCATTTGCCACGACCGCGTAAATCCCGACGACGCCGGCATTGGTCACGAAACCGGCGATTGCTGCCGCCATGGAAAGTTCCGCAAGGTCCGACCGGATCTGTCCGAACCAGACGACCGCCGCCGCCGACAACAGCATGGCCAGCACGGTGAGCCAGAACACCCTGACCCGCAGCGTAAGAAGCCCCAGCGTCACACTCCCCAACAGACCGCCCACGCTCGCCCAGACGAGCACCGTCGCCGCGGACGAGGGCGCGAAGCCCATGTCTGCAACGATCTTCGGTATCCATTTCAGAATGAAATAGAACGTCATGATATGCGCGAAATAGACAAAGGTCAGCGCCGCGGTGGGAAGCAGATGGCTCCCGCTGAGGAGCGTTTTGAAACCGGGCCGTTCGCGCTCCGCGTCGGGCGGGGGCAGTGCGCCTATGGCTGGCTTTTTCATCCGCGCGAGGATGGCGTTGATTTTCAGCAGCGCATCCGGCGGGCGTTTGTGCATGAGGAAATTGATCGATTCCGGCGCGCCGAACCACACGACCGGGATGAAGAGCAGCGATACCACCGCGCCAAACTGAAAGATCGCACGCCAGTCGTAAAATGCGAGCAATTGTGCAGCGACGCTCCCGCCGATCACGTTTCCGAGCGGATAGCCTGCGGCCATGAGCACGATGCACAGCGCGCGAAACCGTCCGTTGGCAACCTCCGCCGTCGCGGCATTGGTCGCGGCCAGCACCCCGCCAAGCCCCAGTCCCGTGAGCACTCGCCACGCGCAAAGCGGGTATACGCCGTTCGCGGACGAGGCGCCGAACATGCCGAACGACACGATGCAAAGACACGCCAGGATTACGCCGCGCCGGCCCAGCCCATCTGCCAGGCGGCCGAAGATGATCGCCCCGAACGACATCCCGACAAGCTCCATGGACAGGACAATGCCGAGCGCGGCCCGGTCGATGCCCCAGTCCGCGGCGATGCCGGGCGAGGCGAAGCTGATCGAGAGCACGTCGAACCCGTCGAGCGCCAGCAGTCCGACCATGATCGCAACGACCGACCATTGGAAACGTGACATATTGTCTGTTTCGATGGTCTGTCTCGGGTCCGTTTCGGTCATTCACCTGCATCCTTCTCGTACCGCGGCCTGGTCGTCCGCGCGATTGCGACGTCGCCTCTGTTCCGGAGCCGTCCGCCCACCGTATCTTTCACGCAGCATACCCGCGAAAGGGGTGAGGGATAGCAGGTGACGGAGCGATTCCGACCGAAATTATCCATTGAAATCCCCTCCGATCCTGCTGCGTGCGCGTCGTAGCGATGCCGGATATCGTGGCAAGCATCGCGTCCATCGTTACGGTTGCAATATTGGAGGCACCACTATCGTGGCGGATTGGACGGGCATTCCACAAGGTTGGCCGGGGCGGTGCGGCAAAGAACGAATGCTCCGGGCGCCTTGCCCGAATGTCCGCGAACATGTTCGGCGAATTTGAGCATGATCGTGTCATGTGTATCGCGAAACCGGCAACGATCGGCGTGCTTCCGGAACCGGTCCTTTTCTTTCATGTCCCGAAGGATGCTTTCCCCGCGTGGAAATTGATGCTAGGCCCACGCCGATGTCCCGGCTTTTCGCCCGCTCCTTCATGCTGCAGCTTGTCGCGCTGTGCACTGCATTCGGTGTCCTCTGGGCGCCGGTGGCCGAGGCGTCCGAATGCGCAGGCGAGGCTCCTGTGGCATCGCAGCTGGAGCAGCATGGCGAACCGGGGAGCGATGACACAGGGCCGGAAAAGCACGGTACCTGTGCGCATGGCCACTGTCATCATGCATCGCATGCGGTTCGCAGCCCTGCCGGGTCGTTCGCGCCGGATTCGGCTGTGGCCGCGCTCCATGCCGCGGATTAGCCCCGATTTGCGTCCATCCTGGTTGAACTGACCCTACCCCCTCCTCGCGCCTGACGTTTGCCGCGCGTCGGACCTGTTTCCGACGCCGAACCGAACGTCAGCAGAGGAATATCCCTTCATGTCCGCCATATCATGGCGAGCGGCTCCCATCTGGGGGCTGATGCTCGCCCTGTCCACGGGGCCTGCCAATGCGCAGGGTCCGCGTGTCGTCACGCTCGACGATGCTCTTGCGCTGAGCGGGGTCGCCGAACAGGGCGATGCCCCTGTCACCAACCCGCGTCTCGTCGGCCCCCGCGCCGAGACGGACGCGGCGGCGGCTCTCGTCGATCAAGCGCGCCTCAGGCCCAACCCCGAGATGTCTTTCGAAGTCGAGAACATAGCCGGAAGCGGCGCGTTTTCCGGACTTCAGTCGACGGAATACACCCTCTTGCTCGGCCAGCGTGTCGAGCTTGGCGGCAAGCGTTCCGCCCGGATCGATGCCGCCGAGGCGCAGGCAGCGCTGATGTCGCTGAAATCGCAGCTGACCACGGTGGAACTGGGGCAGCTGGTCCGTGAGCGCTACATCGCGGCGGTCGCCGCCGCAGCGCGGTACGACCTTGCCCGGGACGTGACCGCGCGCAACGAGGAGCTGGCACGCATAGCGCGCGTCCTCGTCGAAGTCGGGCGGGAGCCGCCTCTGCGCGCGCTGCGTGCGGACGCGGCCCTCGCCGAGGCGCGCGCGCGTCTGCTGGAAGCCGAGGCCGAAAGCCTGTCGGCGCGCACCGCGCTGGCATCGCTCTGGGCCGGACCCGAAGCGCCGCTCGTTCCGGCGCAGTTTCCTGAACTCGTGCCGCCCGCCTCGCTGATGTCCGAGGTGCCGCAAAGCCTGCGCTATCGCGTGGCGCGGGCCGAAAGCACGGCCGCCGCCGCCGAGATCGCGCGACAGCGAAGCCTGCGAATCCCGGACCCGACCGTCTCCGCCGGTGTGCGGCGTCTCGAACAGACAAGCGACAACGCGTTCGTCGTTGGCGTGTCGGTTCCGCTGCCCTTCCGAGACCGGAACCAGGGCAATATCGCGGCGGCCGGGGCCCGCCTGCGCGCGGCGACCGCCCGCCAGGCCGTCGCGCAGGCCGATTACGAACAATCCGTCGCCGCGGCCCGCGCGCGATATCGCGGCGCCGATGCGCGCGTCGAAACGCTCTCACAGTCTTCGCTCCCGCAGGCCGAGGAGGCGCTGCGCCTCGTCCGCATCGGATATCGCAACGGGCGCTTTGCCCTGATCGAGGTTCTCTCCGCCGCGCAGGCACGCGACACGATCCGCGAGACGCTCATCGCCGCACGCGAACAACGGGGCCTCGCCGCCGCCGAACTCATCGCTCTGGCCGC
Coding sequences within:
- a CDS encoding MFS transporter produces the protein MTETDPRQTIETDNMSRFQWSVVAIMVGLLALDGFDVLSISFASPGIAADWGIDRAALGIVLSMELVGMSFGAIIFGRLADGLGRRGVILACLCIVSFGMFGASSANGVYPLCAWRVLTGLGLGGVLAATNAATAEVANGRFRALCIVLMAAGYPLGNVIGGSVAAQLLAFYDWRAIFQFGAVVSLLFIPVVWFGAPESINFLMHKRPPDALLKINAILARMKKPAIGALPPPDAERERPGFKTLLSGSHLLPTAALTFVYFAHIMTFYFILKWIPKIVADMGFAPSSAATVLVWASVGGLLGSVTLGLLTLRVRVFWLTVLAMLLSAAAVVWFGQIRSDLAELSMAAAIAGFVTNAGVVGIYAVVANAFPTEFRASGTGVVIGFGRGGSALAPALAGFLFSAGYGLGSVALLMALGSLMGAVVLTLVVRRIAM
- a CDS encoding aromatic ring-hydroxylating dioxygenase subunit alpha, translating into MTWLNNAWYVAGWDYEVGTEPLARTICNVPVMLYRKLDRSVVAMRDACPHRMLPLSMGLREGDSIRCRYHGLKLGPDGIAEEMPLRSEPVNTRVCTETFTVHEKYRFVWIWIGEKEKADPSLIPELWPCEANGWTHDGGYYHVACDYRLMIDNLMDLTHETYVHSGSIGQQELMESPMESRTEGQTAYLSRWIPDIDAPPFWRGALKKDGNVDRWQICRFDLPASVMIDVGVAPVGAGATLESHDQGVRGMVIDFMTPETETTHHYFWGMARNFDIDDAGFTARFREQQAAVFAEDREILEAQQRAVETNPDMKLNAYSIDQGGVRARRIIAKAIGAETSG
- a CDS encoding TolC family protein translates to MSAISWRAAPIWGLMLALSTGPANAQGPRVVTLDDALALSGVAEQGDAPVTNPRLVGPRAETDAAAALVDQARLRPNPEMSFEVENIAGSGAFSGLQSTEYTLLLGQRVELGGKRSARIDAAEAQAALMSLKSQLTTVELGQLVRERYIAAVAAAARYDLARDVTARNEELARIARVLVEVGREPPLRALRADAALAEARARLLEAEAESLSARTALASLWAGPEAPLVPAQFPELVPPASLMSEVPQSLRYRVARAESTAAAAEIARQRSLRIPDPTVSAGVRRLEQTSDNAFVVGVSVPLPFRDRNQGNIAAAGARLRAATARQAVAQADYEQSVAAARARYRGADARVETLSQSSLPQAEEALRLVRIGYRNGRFALIEVLSAAQARDTIRETLIAAREQRGLAAAELIALAAQ